The following coding sequences are from one Carassius auratus strain Wakin chromosome 15, ASM336829v1, whole genome shotgun sequence window:
- the LOC113114914 gene encoding sialoadhesin-like isoform X1, with product MNASLFLLFQIVLLYDALGWEVRMPKLIHGLRGSCLVIPCSFSYTSYPPVNPNRIVWYQYVSRGYPLVYDPRNPNDVILKFRGKTDLYRTHSWDCSLLIKNLEQSHHGEKLYTWIDPENVGKSTYAFYDVTSTIQVDASPQQPSLSISGGKRIGDTNTVECSTFHTCPYRKPTITLNGIEGSDQIDNEHIKDGLWKSTLTRTGVVKKERFTIQCSVTHYGGTTVTATKDKIAECVHQKITIKPELADVTVGVAKNFTCSVYHSCQKEPTITWNYKNMQITKWSKTHSDLNRVTYSHITFLGAKEDHGKELICTANFSGGKITTSVVLRVQCVQHNISIEPELADVTEGIPKNLTCSVYHSCQNENPNITWNYENMQVTEWSKTLSTLDQISYSSISFLGAKEDHGKKLICTAKFSGREITASVVLNVQYPLLIGLKTIGLYILTPSLVFLLTCILAGVIVYKKRQRSKDAVSGNKPFSNPRMPSPKSYPKSCPENDYDNDYEAEYANMGELSIYGNI from the exons ATGAACGCatcactttttttactttttcaaa TTGTTCTGCTCTATGATGCTTTGGGTTGGGAAGTGAGGATGCCAAAACTAATACACGGTCTCAGAGGTTCCTGTCTGGTTATACCATGTTCTTTCAGCTACACATCATACCCACCTGTAAACCCAAACAGAATTGTGTGGTATCAGTACGTCTCTAGAGGTTATCCGTTAGTTTATGATCCAAGGAATCCAAATGATGTTATTTTGAAGTTCAGAGGGAAAACTGATTTATATAGAACACATAGTTGGGATTGCAGTCTGCTGATTAAAAACCTGGAACAGTCCCACCATGGAGAAAAATTATACACATGGATTGACCCTGAAAATGTTGGAAAGAGCACCTACGCATTTTATGATGTCACTTCTACAATTCAAGTTGATG CAAGTCCACAGCAGCCCAGCCTCAGTATTTCTGGAGGTAAAAGGATAGGTGACACCAACACAGTAGAATGTTCAACTTTCCACACATGTCCATACAGAAAACCAACCATCACTCTGAATGGTATAGAAGGATCTGATCAAATAGACAATGAGCATATTAAAGATGGCCTGTGGAAAAGCACTCTGACACGCACAGGTGTCGTAAAGAAAGAGCGCTTTACTATTCAGTGTTCAGTAACACATTATGGTGGAACAACTGTCACAGCAACTAAGGACAAAATTGCAGAAT GTGTTcatcaaaaaataacaattaagccTGAACTGGCAGATGTTACAGTTGGCGTTGCAAAGAACTTCACTTGTAGCGTCTACCATTCCTGCCAGAAAGAGCCAACCATCACATGGAACTATAAGAACATGCAAATTACAAAGTGGAGCAAAACACATTCAGATTTAAATCGGGTCACCTACTCTCACATAACCTTTCTGGGTGCAAAAGAAGACCATGGGAAGGAATTGATTTGCACCGCAAATTTTTCTGGAGGAAAAATTACAACCTCTGTTGTTTTACGTGTACAAT gTGTCCAACATAACATATCGATTGAGCCTGAACTGGCAGATGTCACCGAGGGCATCCCAAAGAACTTAACTTGTAGCGTCTACCATTCCTgccagaatgagaatccaaacatcACATGGAACTATGAGAACATGCAGGTCACAGAGTGGAGCAAAACACTTTCTACTTTAGATCAGATCAGCTATTCTAGCATAAGCTTTCTGGGTGCAAAAGAAGACCATGGCAAGAAATTGATATGTACAGCAAAATTTTCTGGAAGAGAAATTACGGCATCTGTTGTCTTAAATGTGCAAT ACCCATTGCTCATTGGACTGAAGACTATTGGTCTTTACATCTTAACACCGTCACTTGTGTTCCTTCTGACTTGTATACTCGCTGGAGTCATCGTATACAAAAAGAGACAAAG GTCAAAAGATGCAGTGTCAGGAAACAAACCTTTCTCCAATCCTCGAATGCCGTCACCAAAGAG TTATCCAAAATCCTGCCCT GAAAATGATTATGACAATGATTATGAAGCTGAATACGCCAACATGGGTGAACTCAGCATTTATGGAAATATCTGA
- the LOC113114914 gene encoding sialoadhesin-like isoform X2, translated as MPKLIHGLRGSCLVIPCSFSYTSYPPVNPNRIVWYQYVSRGYPLVYDPRNPNDVILKFRGKTDLYRTHSWDCSLLIKNLEQSHHGEKLYTWIDPENVGKSTYAFYDVTSTIQVDASPQQPSLSISGGKRIGDTNTVECSTFHTCPYRKPTITLNGIEGSDQIDNEHIKDGLWKSTLTRTGVVKKERFTIQCSVTHYGGTTVTATKDKIAECVHQKITIKPELADVTVGVAKNFTCSVYHSCQKEPTITWNYKNMQITKWSKTHSDLNRVTYSHITFLGAKEDHGKELICTANFSGGKITTSVVLRVQCVQHNISIEPELADVTEGIPKNLTCSVYHSCQNENPNITWNYENMQVTEWSKTLSTLDQISYSSISFLGAKEDHGKKLICTAKFSGREITASVVLNVQYPLLIGLKTIGLYILTPSLVFLLTCILAGVIVYKKRQRSKDAVSGNKPFSNPRMPSPKSYPKSCPENDYDNDYEAEYANMGELSIYGNI; from the exons ATGCCAAAACTAATACACGGTCTCAGAGGTTCCTGTCTGGTTATACCATGTTCTTTCAGCTACACATCATACCCACCTGTAAACCCAAACAGAATTGTGTGGTATCAGTACGTCTCTAGAGGTTATCCGTTAGTTTATGATCCAAGGAATCCAAATGATGTTATTTTGAAGTTCAGAGGGAAAACTGATTTATATAGAACACATAGTTGGGATTGCAGTCTGCTGATTAAAAACCTGGAACAGTCCCACCATGGAGAAAAATTATACACATGGATTGACCCTGAAAATGTTGGAAAGAGCACCTACGCATTTTATGATGTCACTTCTACAATTCAAGTTGATG CAAGTCCACAGCAGCCCAGCCTCAGTATTTCTGGAGGTAAAAGGATAGGTGACACCAACACAGTAGAATGTTCAACTTTCCACACATGTCCATACAGAAAACCAACCATCACTCTGAATGGTATAGAAGGATCTGATCAAATAGACAATGAGCATATTAAAGATGGCCTGTGGAAAAGCACTCTGACACGCACAGGTGTCGTAAAGAAAGAGCGCTTTACTATTCAGTGTTCAGTAACACATTATGGTGGAACAACTGTCACAGCAACTAAGGACAAAATTGCAGAAT GTGTTcatcaaaaaataacaattaagccTGAACTGGCAGATGTTACAGTTGGCGTTGCAAAGAACTTCACTTGTAGCGTCTACCATTCCTGCCAGAAAGAGCCAACCATCACATGGAACTATAAGAACATGCAAATTACAAAGTGGAGCAAAACACATTCAGATTTAAATCGGGTCACCTACTCTCACATAACCTTTCTGGGTGCAAAAGAAGACCATGGGAAGGAATTGATTTGCACCGCAAATTTTTCTGGAGGAAAAATTACAACCTCTGTTGTTTTACGTGTACAAT gTGTCCAACATAACATATCGATTGAGCCTGAACTGGCAGATGTCACCGAGGGCATCCCAAAGAACTTAACTTGTAGCGTCTACCATTCCTgccagaatgagaatccaaacatcACATGGAACTATGAGAACATGCAGGTCACAGAGTGGAGCAAAACACTTTCTACTTTAGATCAGATCAGCTATTCTAGCATAAGCTTTCTGGGTGCAAAAGAAGACCATGGCAAGAAATTGATATGTACAGCAAAATTTTCTGGAAGAGAAATTACGGCATCTGTTGTCTTAAATGTGCAAT ACCCATTGCTCATTGGACTGAAGACTATTGGTCTTTACATCTTAACACCGTCACTTGTGTTCCTTCTGACTTGTATACTCGCTGGAGTCATCGTATACAAAAAGAGACAAAG GTCAAAAGATGCAGTGTCAGGAAACAAACCTTTCTCCAATCCTCGAATGCCGTCACCAAAGAG TTATCCAAAATCCTGCCCT GAAAATGATTATGACAATGATTATGAAGCTGAATACGCCAACATGGGTGAACTCAGCATTTATGGAAATATCTGA